Proteins from a single region of Chaetodon trifascialis isolate fChaTrf1 chromosome 10, fChaTrf1.hap1, whole genome shotgun sequence:
- the LOC139337845 gene encoding interferon-induced transmembrane protein 1-like produces the protein MAMNPAGHPAEAVPLQGRYDGLPGQPGAATVVQYTTVNINSEPPKDHIIWSLCCFAYSNPCCLGLAALIFSIKARDRKVVGDLEGARHYASTARCLNIVSTVLAPIIFIISLIVIISMIAEIQNMIRSHTTFRHNSEWPFN, from the exons ATGGCGATGAATCCTGCTGGTCACCCGGCTGAGGCTGTTCCACTGCAGGGCAGGTATGACGGGCTCCCAGGACAGccaggagcagccacagtggtCCAGTACACCACTGTGAACATCAACTCTGAGCCCCCcaaggaccacatcatctggTCCCTGTGCTGCTTCGCCTACTCAAACCCCTGCTGCCTCGGACTGGCGGCTCTCATCTTCTCTATCAAG GCCAGAGACCGCAAGGTGGTTGGAGATCTGGAGGGTGCCCGACACTACGCCTCCACTGCCCGCTGCCTCAACATCGTGTCCACAGTCCTGGCAcccatcattttcatcatttctcttATTGTAATCATCTCCATGATTGCAGAGATACAAAATATGATCAGATCACACACCACATTCAGACACAATTCTGAATGGCCCTTCAACTAA
- the LOC139337794 gene encoding dispanin subfamily A member 2b-like, translated as MAMNPAGHLAEAVPMQGRYDGLPGQPGAATVVQYTTVNINSEPPKDHIIWSLCCFVYSNPCCLGLAALIFSIKARDRKVVGDLEGARHYASTARCLNIWSTVLASIMILISFIVIIVVSVQAHNAVRTYHSYNYNSRWNN; from the exons ATGGCGATGAATCCTGCTGGTCACCTGGCTGAGGCTGTTCCAATGCAGGGCAGGTATGACGGGCTCCCAGGACAGccaggagcagccacagtggtCCAGTACACCACTGTGAACATCAACTCTGAGCCCCCcaaggaccacatcatctggTCCCTGTGCTGCTTCGTCTACTCAAACCCCTGCTGCCTCGGACTGGCGGCTCTCATCTTCTCTATCAAG GCCAGAGACCGCAAGGTGGTTGGAGATCTGGAGGGTGCCCGACACTACGCCTCCACTGCCCGCTGCCTCAACATCTGGTCCACAGTCCTGGCATCCATCATGATCctcatttcttttattgtaATCATCGTCGTGTCTGTACAGGCACATAATGCGGTCAGAACATACCACTCTTACAATTACAATTCCAGATGGAACAactga